The sequence CACGGCACGGTTAGCTCAGCCGAAGTGATTTCCGACCGGGAGACCGGCCGGTCGCGCGGCTTCGGCTTTGTGGAAATGGAAACCGAGGAGGGGATGAACGCGGCGGTTCAGGCCTTGAACGGTTTCGACATGGGTGGCCGTCCGTTGACGGTCAATGAAGCCCGCGAG comes from Pirellulales bacterium and encodes:
- a CDS encoding RNA-binding protein; this encodes MSKKIYVGNLPWSTTSADLEQMFAPHGTVSSAEVISDRETGRSRGFGFVEMETEEGMNAAVQALNGFDMGGRPLTVNEARERTPRPGGGGGGGGGGRGGGGRGGGGYGRR